The sequence TTTATCATTTTTTTGTTTACAAATTCGATTAGTAATTTCAGGTTCGAAATATATTCTTCATTGTATGATGCAGCATTGATAATTTTTAAATGTAAACTATTTCTTTCTTTATTCATTTTTTTAATAATGTCGAGAATGTTTTGTGGGGTTTTATGTATGTCAATATATGATGGGTTATTAAGCAATACGTTTAAAGTTACTGTTTGATTTTTTAATCCTCGGTATGTTTTATTCCCACTTTCCTGGTCAAATACTAAGTTCTCAATTTGCTTATAACTACTAACTTTAATTGGATGTTTCGAAATGTCTCCAAGAGATTTGAATTTTTTATCTCCAATTTTCGTATCTATTAAATGAACTAAATACCCTTTCTTTATAAATATTCCTTTGAAATAGTTTTCAAAGCAGAGTGTTATCTTTATCTTGTCAATTAAGTTTTCTTCAAAGAAACTATGTGAAATAGAAAGCGGATTTATTCCAGATATTGATTCATTCCATTGCTTTTCAAGCAATTCAAAGTTAGAAATCACATAAGACTTTTGGAAGTACTTAATCGAATTTCCTAAAAGGCAAGCATAACTATGTTCTCTCCAACTTGAGTTATGGTATATTCCTGCTAAACTTGACAAAGCCATTTATTTCATTTTATGGTGCCTAACATTAGTATAAACAGAAAATTCCGTTTATTTCATTATTATTATTTTTTGTTTTAAATATCCATCTCATCGAAAAGATTAACAATCTCATCAAGCCTATTGCGTGATATATGTGTTCATATTTCAGGTATTTTGCAAAATTCAAATCCAAATGCAGCAAACTTAGTTTTTATCCTTAACAATCATAACCAATGCACTGGCAATAAACAATGAAATTCCGCCAAGGATTAGAGCATAAATTGCTTTTTCGTCGAAAAGATTTTTTACAAAAAACCCGAGTATGCTTGCTGCTACAATCTGTGGAATTACTATAAAAAAATTGAAAATTCCCATGTAAACTCCCATTTTTTTTGCGGGAAGCGAACCGGTGAGAATTGCATATGGCATAGACAAAATACTTGCCCAAACCAAGCCAATTCCAATAAACGGAATTACCAATAAAATTGGATCGCTTATAAAAAATACAGAAATAAAACTCACACCTCCTACGAGTAGCGAAATCATATGAGTAATTTTTCGATTGGTTTTTCGTGCCAAATATATTAAGAGAAATGCAAAAACTGCGGCAAAACCATTATAAACGGCAAACAGTATTCCTACCCAATCGGCTCCTTCATTGTAAAGTGCTGAGGTAGTATCGGAAGTTCCATAAACATGATTTGTTATAGCAGATGTTGAGTAAATCCACATTGCAAATAACGCAAACCACGAAAAAAACTGAACAAAAGCCAATTGTTTCATAGTAGTTGGCATATTGTTAAGATCGTTCATTATTGAAACTAAGCCAGAATCGGAAGCTTTGCTTTTCTGTAAAATTCCCGCAACAATTTCTACCAGTCCGAAAATCATCATGCCGAATCCAAGAATATAAACCTCTTTTTTTACAACAGTAAAGTAAAGAATGATTGTTACAATAATTCCTAAAGCGAGTAAGATGCCACCGGATTTGAAACATATCTGGGCAGATTTTTTATTGTTAATTTCCTGAATTTCATCATTTGAAATATTTTCTGAAT comes from Bacteroidota bacterium and encodes:
- a CDS encoding MFS transporter translates to MTKNKKPQLSFWQIWNMSFGFLGIQFGFALQNANVSRIFETLGANIEDIPILWIAAPVTGLLIQPIIGHMSDKTWGRLGRRRPYFLIGAIFASLALFIMPNSPALWIAAGMLWIMDASINISMEPFRAFVGDMLPPEQRTRGFAMQSFFIGTGAVIASALPYIMTNWLGIENTAPEGEIAPSVKFSFYIGALIFILAVAWTVFRTKEYSPEELEAFEDYDSENISNDEIQEINNKKSAQICFKSGGILLALGIIVTIILYFTVVKKEVYILGFGMMIFGLVEIVAGILQKSKASDSGLVSIMNDLNNMPTTMKQLAFVQFFSWFALFAMWIYSTSAITNHVYGTSDTTSALYNEGADWVGILFAVYNGFAAVFAFLLIYLARKTNRKITHMISLLVGGVSFISVFFISDPILLVIPFIGIGLVWASILSMPYAILTGSLPAKKMGVYMGIFNFFIVIPQIVAASILGFFVKNLFDEKAIYALILGGISLFIASALVMIVKDKN